A window of candidate division TA06 bacterium contains these coding sequences:
- a CDS encoding HEPN domain-containing protein, whose translation MRKFSKKEKLFMPNDRESLFADDWFKKGKKDLERAKLRAQENDLEDAAFHLQQAIEKYRKGYLLSKGWALQKIHDLEFLLDEALKYNPGLERFRLLCQGATGYYLAERYPFPIAEPKPEAIMENLADAEALIEMLLEENI comes from the coding sequence TTGCGGAAATTTTCAAAAAAGGAGAAGTTATTTATGCCAAATGACAGGGAATCCCTTTTCGCCGACGACTGGTTCAAAAAAGGGAAGAAGGATCTGGAAAGAGCAAAATTGAGGGCGCAGGAGAATGACCTGGAAGATGCGGCATTCCATCTTCAGCAAGCCATCGAGAAGTACCGCAAAGGCTATCTCTTGTCAAAAGGCTGGGCGCTGCAAAAAATACACGATTTGGAATTTCTCCTCGATGAAGCGCTAAAATATAATCCGGGATTGGAAAGATTCAGATTGTTGTGCCAAGGGGCCACTGGTTATTATCTTGCCGAACGATATCCATTTCCCATAGCGGAACCGAAACCGGAAGCGATCATGGAAAATTTAGCCGATGCCGAAGCCCTGATTGAAATGCTTTTGGAAGAAAACATATGA
- a CDS encoding cyclic nucleotide-binding domain-containing protein yields the protein MVSTQLLKELPLFAGLTEDELKSLSAICQEKELKNGEIVFTEGSAANELFILEAGAINVQLKVAPYVDHLTVHTVTPKEIFGELAFIDDVPRSATTKCVKDSKVVIINQSEFEGLVKRYSHIGEVVYRNMAVTMSLRLRNADKQIKEFWSKIFEAQSPAFAKMFVI from the coding sequence ATGGTTTCCACACAACTGCTGAAAGAACTTCCGCTTTTTGCCGGACTGACCGAAGATGAACTAAAGTCGTTATCGGCGATCTGCCAGGAAAAGGAGTTGAAAAATGGAGAGATCGTCTTTACGGAAGGCAGCGCAGCCAACGAACTCTTCATTTTAGAAGCCGGGGCGATAAATGTGCAACTTAAGGTTGCCCCGTATGTTGACCATCTCACAGTGCATACAGTTACCCCAAAAGAAATATTCGGTGAATTGGCTTTTATTGATGATGTGCCCCGATCGGCCACAACGAAGTGCGTCAAAGATTCCAAGGTTGTAATTATCAACCAATCTGAGTTTGAGGGTTTGGTAAAAAGGTACAGCCATATTGGCGAGGTGGTTTACCGAAATATGGCTGTTACCATGAGCTTAAGGTTAAGAAATGCCGATAAACAGATCAAGGAGTTTTGGTCTAAGATTTTTGAAGCTCAATCTCCTGCTTTTGCCAAGATGTTTGTTATCTGA
- a CDS encoding nucleotidyltransferase domain-containing protein — MDRKAEEIIKKIAQALVKGYQPEKIILFGSYAYGEPNSQSDIDLLIIKETEQTFFKRLLDVRRLVSEIRRGYPFEPLVFTPEEIEARLKLGDPIFAEIFKKGEVIYAK; from the coding sequence ATGGATAGGAAAGCTGAAGAAATCATCAAAAAGATTGCTCAGGCCCTTGTCAAAGGGTATCAGCCGGAGAAAATCATTCTTTTTGGTTCCTATGCTTATGGAGAACCGAACAGCCAAAGCGACATCGATCTGTTGATCATCAAAGAAACCGAGCAGACATTCTTTAAACGGCTTTTAGATGTCCGGAGATTGGTTTCCGAGATCAGGAGAGGATATCCGTTCGAGCCTTTAGTGTTCACTCCCGAGGAAATCGAAGCCCGGCTGAAATTGGGAGACCCGATATTTGCGGAAATTTTCAAAAAAGGAGAAGTTATTTATGCCAAATGA